The DNA sequence aaaatagtacaaagaAACCGAGCGTCGCTCTGTCCCTTATATTGTTGCAGAGTATGTTATAAAATAGTATCAAGcagttttaagcttttttttgggtggggggggggacaatttTCTCATTCCTGAAGTACTTCTTTCGGAAAAAAGGGGTCTGGATTAGGGGCTAGTTGGCCTATAATATTTGTAAAGTTCTATATTATGCTGATACTGTTAGttacattttcattaagatccctcGAGTTTTTGGGGGCGATAGGTAACATTTGATAGGTAACCTATAACCTaatgaattttatgttttttaaattcgCATCACTGAAGGtcactaaaggaaaaaatcaatttaatagcGGAAAATTCTAACCCATACTCCAAAAGTTGTACATTTCATGAATCGTGAGTTAACAAAGGAAACATGAAAAccaatgatattaaaagttattttttttctttaagctttGTGGCACACTGTATTACAGCTCTTTCTCACCTCTAATAAACACTGCGGTATAAATTTCAATCATAGATTCCCCTGATGTTAGCAGAAACATTTATGTAGGCATTTTTACGTAGGCTGAGAGGACGTCTGTTTGTTACTCCTAAGGAGTGATTATTAAGCATCAATGTCTACACCATAGAACTCAAAGCTGTAATAAAATATGAATACTTAAAGGCGAGCACGTAACTACCGAGGCTATcaaaatacaatatattttatttgtataattttgtttaaatatattaaatataaagtatTATATACTCTATTCCTTAGGTATATTCGCACATGAAAACTgctatttgcaacaatttttctttcaagttattgaaaattactaaaattttagGAGAATGCTACACTTTTGTCAGTGTTACTAGATTAGGCCGTGAAAATAGGCAGAATTAATCATTTAAACTCTACAACAGTTTATATACATTAAAAACTCAAATATTAACAGTCTCTCTATTCCCTTTTATTATCAAGAGGTGGGACGTTccatttattttgtgttttctattGACTCTTATTTAATATATCCAACTTTAaaagctctgctctctgttgggggcTAGTATAAAGACATCTATACTTCAAAGCAAAATTAGCCTTCTTGAGCTACTTGGTCCAAGGaaagaaacaattaaaattcaaaacacatGTTATCaataacaagaaaataattaaagaaaagtgGAATATATACAATATTAACCATGGGGTTTACATTATAAACAGCAAGGAACACAAACATAGTAACAATATTATTTGTTGTTCCACAAATTGTATATCCACAATTTGTGGATGGTGTTGGTCTTTCACAAATTTGCCAGAGGATTTGGCCAGAGACTCATATAATGAGTGGTTGATTTTTCAATTCCTGTAACTTTTTGTTCAATGTCAAATTCCCATATTTTATTCAGCTGGTAGTTCAAAGTCATCATTATTGCCCTTAcattgcattaattcaaaacaacTCAGAATGACATACCGAAAGGATATATCTTAAttctctaaattttttattatgacAATATGTtattgagcaaaataaatatgcTCTCATTTAAGAAGCTTAATTCAAGCTAATATCTAAACTTCAGTGCAattagaaaattcaaatttgcaCAATGAATATGACTGTTGCATTTGGCTGAAGCTATTCATTCTATTAGAGTTCTCAGGAATAATGAGACAGCTCTTTAGAGACTTTGGTTAGAAAAGCAATCTTTGGGATAATAATCTTCAAAATTTCCCTTATTGGCAGTAATTACACTTCATATGAGTGAGTTTTGCATGTGAGATTTCTGAGGAAGACAACTTTGACAATTTAGAAACGTGGCTGGCAtatacaagaaataaaattaccTCTAAAATCTCATCGCAAGGGTTGCAGATAAAGATACCAATCTGAAACCAACTCAACCCCTGAATAGTCTTAAATTTTGTTAACCATCTGCTATCTGCAAGTACTGTGCCCtggaaacataaaaatattaattagctTATTCAGTAATATTTGTCCACGAGTGTttacaagtatatatatatataaatatatatatatatatatatatatatatatatatatatatatatatatatatatatatatatatatatatatatatatatatatatatatatatatatatatatatatatatatatatatatatatatatatatatatatatatatatatatatatatatatatcaaactgtTGAGGTAAATAGTGACGGCTTTTATTCGGTTCACCttccaataaagttgaaaataaattattcgtTTAATGCATCCAAACAGCCAGATAAAgtggttttatataaaagactgGAAAAAAGTTAACCAAGAGAGCTTTCGTTTTGAATGCgacagaatattaaataaaaaaaaagtgtcctTTCATTTGTTGTGCACACACTGAGGCCgtagtgaaaaagaaatagcccTTGGACTTACCACCTATCTTGAAGAAATTAACCATGCATTAAAGTGTGCTGAAGCTTCAGCTGTCCCGTGCAAGCGTGTTAGGAAAGGCTGTCAAGTTCAAGGTTGGTCAAAAAACCCTTCCCTTATGTCCACGCACGAGCATTCTAAAATTCGGCTGAATATTTGGAGGGATTGTGGCAGGCCGAAGTCTGAGACTGTTCATGGTTTGCGGCAACgttctaaatgtttttttgctaaaatgcTAAGAAGACATAAGGCTGATCTTACTGCGAAAAAGGCAcataaaattgcagagaaccCTTCAAAGCTCTGAGAAAAATTTGATCACCCTTGTGAATACATTTGTGCCAATAATATTCCTGAGCCTGAGTGCATAAACTATTATAAGCATGAGTTTATTTCTCCCGATCCTgcttttgaatcaaaatttgtGAAAGAATTAAGTACTTGTCTGAAAAAAAGTGATGTATTGTTTtatcgtaaaaaactaaagaaaagaaactccGCGGGAGTCGATGAAATTACTGccagacattttgattatgcaagtgttttctttttaactatttatctatactttttcaaatgtctattgaaaaTAGAGTTGttccttattaatttttagttggtcaaataacccctatcccgaaaaaaggcaaaaaggacCTTACAGCGTGTAATTCGTTCTGACCAATTACAGTTTCTCGTactagttttaaattaattcattcagttattttagataaaactgtttctaaatgttatgtcACACCCCACGAAtttggttaccaaaaaggtattagctGGGACCAtgccctttttgctttaatgaatgttcttggTGATGAAGAAAGAAGTAGATCCTAAATTatcctttgtgctttagatATTGCTCGAGCTTCTGACTCTGGCATTTTATCCCAAGTTTTACTTGAACCGTATAAAAAAGGGGTAAATATTTGTATAGTAAAATACCTTCTGTACatgtaccatcaccttaagttaaaggggggatcttccctttttgatattttgaaagagtCTGTCAAAGTGGCCTTACGTCACCGTCTTTATTTAATAGCTCTGTTTTACATGCCTAAAAATCTGCtaattttagttatatttacCGTGGATTTAATTTGTCATTAATGACATTTACAGATGACGTTTTGAACTTAAGTCGTACTTTTAGTCGTTGTGAAAACACGTTTCATTagctttataatgaatataaggttattctttcaaaatagaaaaaactgccgttgtagctttcaatttcATAGAGACAAATGGTcctactattttatttttagctaatGCTGAAGTCCCCTCTTCTCAAAAATAAGtttaccctggaaaaaaatatgaaagaaatagTGAAATTATctcttgaaaatttgaagaaaaactgaGAATGGCTTAGGCTTCTAttgtatataatattagaaCATAGTTAAATTAAATCTcgcgaaaatttataatagccaagttgtacctcatctcctttctctttgtccagtttggcagttttttagtgaacctcaggAACTATCTGTTTGTAGAATATTTTTTCGCTATGTTAAGTTTCTTTtcagttaccctccttggactagaaatagttacttcaTGAATAAAATGTGTCTAGTTTTGCCTATATTTGTTATTGATAAAAGAATGCCTAgttttcgttcttctatgtcTCTCATCATTGGACTGCgttatttatttgattgtatcttggtgttaattttttttgtattcatttatattttttttattactccatcttaagggcaTTTCACGCTCTTTTTGTAAAAGATGAGTTGCAAATAaactaaattgaattgaaatataAAGAATCACCTGATTTACTGCTTGACTTTGTCCAACTGTTGGTAACAGTTGCAAATCTGAACTGGTTGGCTTCTTctctttgtttactttttttaatgcatCAATTTCTGCTTTAAGTAAGTCCAATTCTGACAGGATCTTGGACATTTTTTCTTcctgtttttcattattttctttttgaactaTTGCCAATTCATTCTTCAGACTTTGTATACAGTTATGATTGCCATATTCTTCAAAGAGTATTGTAATTCCACATCCAGATTGGCAAGTAATAGGTCTTTTAGGGTTAAAATTGCATTCAAGAAGATGTGCTGCTAGTCTTTCCAATGTCAATGAGGCAGAACATCCATGTGTCTGGTTGCTACAGCTCAAGGTTAAtctacataaaaagaaatatatggtAAAGACATGAATGATATTACTCAGGATAGCCAAGTTTAACTAGCTTAGAGcaatgaaaacattttctaaCTTTGAGAACCATATGTGACTGTTCTGATAATTGTAAAATCTTCCCTTGTTCTGGCTTTGCATGCCCTATATATTTActaaatcatggttgcagcaatagctgcaatCTGTAAAGAGTAAACTAcattcaatagtaaccgaaagtcaaaaatcgtattttgaaaataactgtcaaatgatatttttatttgtttaagttATAAAGGAATGCAAAGTAAGTTGTAAAGGAATTCATGTTCactcaaacaataaaaattcattgcagaaacaaattttcagaaattcttAAAAGAGCTGAAATCTCTTCAAACTAGTGGCAGATAAAAATCAAAGAACGCTATTGGAATCCCCAATTTCAAAAACCCTAACTCTGGGTTTTTGGGCCCGAATGCAGTAAAgacagaaaaatcttttttgcaGTGATGAGTTCGTTTTTTCGACTTTTCTTTCCGCCAGGGCAAGCACGCTACCACAATCTCATAAGAAGATATTGAATGGCTCACTTAAAGCCATTCATCATATctacgtgttttttttgtaagttcttCTTGATAATACCATTGCAAAGCACCATACACGTTACTGAAAACGAACATTTTGGTTCTATTTCTGGAGTTGAAAGGCTGGGAAGTGTAACAAGGGTACCATAATAAAAACTAAGACTGTATCATCATGAATAGGTCAAATGACAACTTTTTAATGATCAATGCTCTTAAACTTGTTGTGAACAACGGGATTAAAAATCTTCAGTTAGTGATACGTTGCTACTTGATTAAAGGACATATACACATGATTACTGACTGAGTCCAAGGAAATATTGAGAATAAAATACATGCCAAGAAGGCATTTATGACTCAGAGGAATTTAATGCCTCTAAATAAACATAACTTGCCAAGAAATGGCACGCAAAGATTTCAGTGATTTGAGAATTGAAAAGGAACTCAGAACTTTCCCTGTGACCTATATGACACAGTTGAAGGTCAATCTGAAAAGAAACGAAATCAGTGAAAATTACGACAGACTTGACAATCCCAATGTAGACTATGACTTCTCTTGAAACGGAAATTGAGATTGAATACCCCTTTACCACCTAGAAAAATAAGTACTATAGGCACAAGTTCTgataagaaatcaaaaattgtCAAATGACTGATCTCTGTAATACCCCCAAGTAGAAATGAGTTTCAGCTCGAAGCGCCTGAGTGTGGCTTGGTTTCAGACCTTGTTAAAGTGGCTGATTTCCATTCTATTGATTTATTGAATATAATCAGTATCACAAGAAAATAGGGTGGTCTAAATTTcctattatatttcttatggtgtATAAACAATGTATACGCACGAAACTTTCTAAAGCACATTTTAGAAACAATGTATATAATGAAATAGCCAATTTTCACAGGAATAGAGTCAATCTTCTGCAAAACAAGTTAATCTATAGAAATCAGTATGAAAACTGATTGAGAAGTAGTATTCATTTATACTTTTTGAAGTATGGTTGcaaggatgaaaaaataaacttcatttaaagtttgataaaaaataaattgaccTTAATgcactaaataaagaaaaaaaaacttcacaaaaCTCATCTAGCCTGAGGTCTTTTAAAAATCAGTTTGTATATATCTgcaatatatagaaataaataaatacctaGACAGAAAATTCCTCAAGATCCTTGGAGCAGGCTTCAAAGCATCAATAGTTAAATTTGTTCTGTCTATAGGACAAGTCTGGCTTGATGTTAACCACTCAGTAATGCAAGCATTACAAAACACATGTTCACATATTGGAGCCTTGAATATAAATACATCAATTATACAGAGGCATATGAAGAAATATTAAGAATTGAAGTAAAGTTAATGGATTCTCCCagtatcaaaactaaaaatatatacaagtaCGCACTGAAACGCATTGAGGTATATTAGTCTGGTAAAACTCCAATTTGTTTTTATGaccaataaagtaaaaaaaataaaacagataaaTTAACTAACAAGTTTTGAGAGAATGTTGCAGCAAGGGGATCAGTGTGATCCATTTCATATGTAGGAGGATATGAGTTTCACTTCCACtgattgttcattttttataataagttTCAATACTTGCCAAGAAAGCAGTGATTATCCATAGAATCCTTCCCACATTCAAGCAAAAAGTTGGGATAAAAATCTTGTCATTTTTTATCTCTTGTAGTTGACAAACTCTTACCTCTAAGAGTTGATCCTTGTGTGCTTAATTTTTGGCAAGTAAACTGTAAATTTCTATGAAGAATATTTAACTTAGGGATCAGACAATGCTAAATATTTTCCTgattttggatatttttctgaAGATCATAGGGGATCAAAAGGTCAATTTGCACTCTCCCAATTTAaatcatttctatttttttttttttttatgaacaggCATTTGATTCAGTCAACAAAAATGATTTAGTGAAGACTGAAATATAAATACTTCAGAAGATAAGAGGAGCATAGAGGGAAACCTCTCAAAGTTCATTGAATTTTGTTCACCCTTTCCTCTAGAATTCTTAAATCAtaagcataatctaagtccacaAAGTTTTCCTCCCTATTTAATTCTGTTCTCCCAATGcttttcctgtgcttcttaaaAAAAGTCCACAAAAGTGATCTATATAAAGTGGGATATAACACAACCCTGCTGAACTCCTGACTCAATACAGAATCAGCAActgacctcatttcctaccttaattaCAGCAGGACTGTTCTCATACACatcactaatcactttaatgtatatatctggtataccatacaaggataagacatTCACTAAAGCTCTGTATGAACTGTATCAAATGAATCGAACAATCCTCTACAATTTCCAAAACTgcactgttttttctttaaaatttgtctacactgtctcagtctaaaaagtatcacactactaagtaatttgccaCCCACAGCGACCATTTCTTACAGTTGTTTAATTagtgttttcttaaaattactAGGTACAgtacttcctctttttcaaaaatcatatttataccaagaaaaatctttagattgctccaagctgcaatttaaggtaaattaaggtaaggtaatgagtttcagaaactctTTTAGCCTTGCAGCCACtataagaaactcatttaccacattaCCAGTACCTAGGCCCTTATTATTCTTTAATCATTATAGTACTGTTTCTAAATCTTCCTTGCAAAACACATCTTCCTTCATATCAAAGGAATtatgaacttttcatttccctttGCATCTTTAGCTTGGTTTtatacattctcaaaatgttctacccATGTCTATACCTATTGTAATTTGATAAGAATGTGCTAaattgctaaattatttttttcatttattttctgagtgAAGGGAGCTGAAGctcttaatattcttttttttagaagcatacttttagtttttcctcTAAGTTTATTCTGTGGTAAGAGATTCcgcaattttcttttcttaactCAATGTTCCCTAGTTCTTCAAGCCCCCTCAGGGAAGGGGGTCATTTTGTATCTCCAATATCCAATGATGATAGCCAGAATGATATCAAGATTACTGTCTCAGAGTCCCAAATCTCCAAAACTAATACCCAGCCAAATGATGATTTTCAGACAATGGGCAGAAAACAGAAACGTAAAGAGCCTTCTAAAGGTCCTCCTGAAATAATTGGAATCTCAAACTTAGTGCTACCTATGAAGATAAAGGACAAACCCATTATCCTTTTTACTCCAACAGTAAAAGACAAAACATTTTGTATCAAAAATGTATCTAACATTCGaatgaatcttttcaaaacttttagatgtATCTTCATTGTGAATGTAAACAGAGATGGTTCATTAACAGTTATGTTCCTTGACAGAAATGAAGCCTGTAAAGTTCTTAACCTATACAAAATTGGTAATATCTCTGTAACATAAGAATGGTGGAAACCACagaaatattcaaagaaaatagtaTTGTATAACATACCATTAGAACTGTTAACTGAAGACTTGAAAGATGGTTCTATGAACAACAAGGGGGAAATACTGGAGGTTCTTGAAGTTCATTGTATGGGAAAGCAAGATTTTAATGAACTAATAAGCAGTAAGAGTGTCCTCTTTATCTTACCTGTCAGTTCCCAATTTGAcccgattttcctttttggtcagctaatagctcatataaCATACCAAGAAAAGTCTCTCCaatgctcaaaatgttttaaactTGGTCACTCATCTAAGTACTGTTCTTGCCCTGAATTGGGGTGTCCCAATTGCCTCAGTAATCATTTCTAGTTTACAGAAAGTTTATGTACTGAAGGTCCTAAATGTACAAATTGTGATGTTAGTCATCAATCAACAGATCACAATTCATGTCCAAAACATGTTCAATGGGCTAAAGTTTTAAGGATTGCCCAGCAAGAAAATGTTCCTTTCCCTATAGCTGTAAAGGAGCTGGCCAAGCTCTCCAAAGTCCTATCAGGTCTAAGATCTAATGAGGCTAAGGAAGTGAATTTAGCCCTTCCTCCAAAGCCCTAGctacaactcccccccccccaaaaaaaaacaagatcaGGCACCACTACCTCCTATAAAGACATCTCTCCCACAGTTGGCTAGGGAGCAACCTAATGTTTCAGAGttcaattgattcaattgaACTCTTTCAATCAAACATTGCAACCAATGTTTCAATTGATTCAGGGTTCAAGGTTTGAGGACATCTTTTTGGATTGAACCTATTACTAATATTTGGTAAAGGATTATCATCACTACCTGACCCATAGCCAATATTTTCATAGTAATTAATTCAGTgcccaaagaataaaaaataagcggattattttcagacttgagtgaaaattcccATGGGAACTGTGAATTCTCTTACTGATATTTTCATGACCTATGTATGATATAGGTCAGGATTAAGCAgttgcaaaaataattataatttccgaTATTATAGACAATTGCGTTACAATAAAGGGGAGAGGAGAGAAGTAAGCAGAAGGGTGGGGGAGAGCTGTTTGTAAAAACCGTGGTACCCACCGGGCTTGTCCCTTAAATTGCAGGGACAAGGTAGACAGCCTCCAACGCTTCCTTTACTTCTCTCGCAAGTGAACcttcaatctagagaaaatgggAACTGGTAATTGGTGCAAAGATgaacttttctacaatcctatcctgtgctttgtacagaaaaatcttgctaaCGGAGTTTTGCCCAATACAATAAAAGAGTACATGGCCGATTTCTTCAAGTCTTCTTCTCTTTGTGAGACCCAtatattgcttcttttttttaaagctttttccaAATGAAGTCCCATCAAAGCGCGTAGGAGCCATTGCTGCATTGAACTGTGCTTTGGACATTATTTCTTTACTTGTAAAGTGCGATTCCTAGAACATGAAGCTTCTGGACTTTATTATCAAATGTCCCAGTgaagtgccaatgatccctgtTGATGCCTTCAGTACCATCAGTGCCTAGGTGAACTCTTGTCTTGAACAGCTGCGTGATATTGCGTCCAAGGTTACTGAGGAGAGTCTAAGCTTGTAACCCCtactcaaaatacgaaaaaaccgtCCTACGCTGTCATTGTAAGGAACCCACCCCTGGAGCTCAGTGACCCTATCCTTTGCATGAAGAAGCTCGAAAACGTTGCGTTGGATGCATGAAGACGTTGTATGGTCACAACAGGATTGTGACTCTGAAATCTAAGTCACACAGCAGaagctgggttgtgatggtaTGTGATAAGCACTCAGTCAATACGCAGGCTGCAACTGTTACTAGCTCCATTCCAAATGTTGAAATCAAAGTAATTGATGAAAAGCCTTTAGCAGTTGTCTGTGAAATACCCCATAActattcaagagctgatttagAGGCCACAGTAGAGGGACTTATTAGTTATAATCAAATCGGCAATTCTCGCACTTTTTGCCTTGAGTTTATTGACAAAGCCGCTCTAAACGCGGTACTGGATTCGGGAATCCGTATTGGGTACGAAATTTTTcgcgctaagccctttcaatccattccACGTCAATACTTtgctgtcaaagtactgatcacctgattggaACTTGTCCCTgctcaccagcacatcccaagttttccagatgttctggccctcatgtgaattccaaggaaaacccttgccaagccttgccaaaatgtgcaaattgtaCTATAGAACACTTCAGTTTTAgtccaaaatgcaaagttctcTGATCAGCTCTCAACAATGCTAATAAATGAATACTCAAACTCTGTTTAGCTTTGTGTCCCTTAATATTAAcggtac is a window from the Artemia franciscana chromosome 17, ASM3288406v1, whole genome shotgun sequence genome containing:
- the LOC136038127 gene encoding E3 ubiquitin-protein ligase NRDP1-like isoform X2, whose product is MGMDTARFSGDIDGDLLCSICTFVLEDPVQAPICEHVFCNACITEWLTSSQTCPIDRTNLTIDALKPAPRILRNFLSRLTLSCSNQTHGCSASLTLERLAAHLLECNFNPKRPITCQSGCGITILFEEYGNHNCIQSLKNELAIVQKENNEKQEEKMSKILSELDLLKAEIDALKKVNKEKKPTSSDLQLLPTVGQSQAVNQGTVLADSRWLTKFKTIQGLSWFQIGIFICNPCDEILE
- the LOC136038127 gene encoding E3 ubiquitin-protein ligase NRDP1-like isoform X1, with the translated sequence MGMDTVRFSGDIDGDLLCSICTFVLEDPVQAPICEHVFCNACITEWLTSSQTCPIDRTNLTIDALKPAPRILRNFLSRLTLSCSNQTHGCSASLTLERLAAHLLECNFNPKRPITCQSGCGITILFEEYGNHNCIQSLKNELAIVQKENNEKQEEKMSKILSELDLLKAEIDALKKVNKEKKPTSSDLQLLPTVGQSQAVNQGTVLADSRWLTKFKTIQGLSWFQIGIFICNPCDEILE